From a region of the Cucurbita pepo subsp. pepo cultivar mu-cu-16 unplaced genomic scaffold, ASM280686v2 Cp4.1_scaffold002928, whole genome shotgun sequence genome:
- the LOC111786825 gene encoding F-box protein GID2-like, with protein sequence MKKIKSVSQEQQSPPPSSSSAFANLDDNLLFEVFKHVDARTLATAAGVSKQWYKTAHDEWLWELLCTKHWANIGCANQQLRSVVLALGGFRRLHSLYPFPPVIGSASCIPWGKDEVHLSLSLLSIRYYEKMKFKNRPTS encoded by the coding sequence atgaagaaaatcaaatcagTTTCACAGGAACAACAATCCCCACcaccctcctcctcctctgccTTTGCGAATTTAGACGACAATCTCTTGTTCGAGGTGTTTAAGCACGTCGACGCAAGGACACTCGCCACGGCGGCCGGCGTCAGCAAGCAGTGGTACAAAACCGCCCACGACGAGTGGCTCTGGGAGCTGCTCTGCACCAAACACTGGGCTAACATCGGCTGTGCTAACCAACAGCTACGCTCCGTCGTGCTTGCGCTTGGTGGCTTCCGTCGATTGCACTCTCTTTACCCATTTCCCCCTGTCATAGGATCCGCATCCTGTATTCCCTGGGGCAAAGACGAGGTtcatctctccctctctcttctctcaaTTCGGTACTACGAGAAGATGAAGTTCAAAAACAGACCCACTTCTTGA